One region of Hoeflea sp. 108 genomic DNA includes:
- a CDS encoding GNAT family N-acetyltransferase: protein MTDVISPLTPDMWPHFEDLFGKQGACYGCWCTYFRLPPAARRESTRERNKDHIKARIEAGPPPGLLAFEGGQAVGWMQVGPRADVPEFNNSGRASAPFSPEDAKDAAVWAISCFFIRNKARGQGLTHQLVDAGIAFARSSGAKVLEACPMDQSKDSRSVGLYVGSSRVFEKAGFIRAAERKPGRPLMRLEL, encoded by the coding sequence GTGACTGATGTCATCTCACCGTTGACCCCTGACATGTGGCCACATTTCGAGGACCTGTTTGGCAAGCAGGGCGCGTGCTACGGCTGCTGGTGCACCTATTTCCGGCTGCCGCCGGCCGCGCGCCGCGAGAGCACGCGCGAGCGCAACAAGGATCACATCAAGGCGCGCATCGAGGCCGGTCCACCGCCTGGCCTGCTCGCTTTCGAGGGTGGTCAAGCGGTTGGCTGGATGCAGGTCGGTCCGCGCGCCGACGTGCCCGAGTTCAACAATTCCGGCAGGGCGTCCGCGCCATTTTCGCCCGAAGATGCCAAGGACGCCGCCGTCTGGGCGATCTCGTGTTTCTTCATTCGCAACAAGGCGCGCGGCCAGGGCCTGACCCACCAGCTTGTCGATGCGGGTATCGCGTTCGCGCGCAGCTCCGGTGCGAAGGTGTTGGAGGCGTGCCCTATGGACCAGTCCAAGGATTCGCGCTCGGTCGGCCTTTATGTCGGCTCGAGCAGGGTCTTCGAAAAAGCCGGCTTCATCAGGGCGGCCGAGCGCAAGCCGGGCCGTCCGCTGATGCGGCTGGAGCTCTGA
- a CDS encoding DUF924 family protein, with protein sequence MTQVDRKRASEVVAFWREAGLERWFGKDDVFDSHFRERLGDLHMAAAKRQCDHWAADAEGALALMILLDQFPRNCFRGSGHMYATDPLARHFARQAIGDGHDMATDGPIRVFFYLPFSHSETLADHDIPLERSTKLGGDFTKHAIGHRDIVARFGRFPHRNFLLGRESTPQEIAFLESGGFSG encoded by the coding sequence ATGACACAAGTGGACAGGAAGCGGGCGAGCGAGGTCGTCGCATTCTGGCGTGAGGCAGGCCTTGAACGATGGTTCGGCAAGGACGATGTCTTCGACAGCCATTTCCGCGAGCGCCTGGGCGACCTGCATATGGCGGCGGCAAAGCGGCAGTGCGACCACTGGGCGGCCGATGCCGAAGGCGCGCTGGCCTTGATGATCCTGCTCGACCAGTTTCCGCGCAACTGCTTCCGCGGCTCGGGCCACATGTACGCTACCGACCCGCTGGCTCGGCACTTCGCCCGCCAAGCCATTGGCGATGGCCACGACATGGCCACCGATGGGCCGATTCGGGTGTTCTTCTACCTGCCCTTCTCGCATTCGGAGACGCTGGCCGACCACGACATCCCGCTGGAGCGGTCGACGAAGCTCGGCGGAGACTTCACCAAGCATGCCATCGGCCATCGCGACATCGTTGCCCGTTTCGGCCGTTTCCCGCACCGCAACTTCCTGCTTGGACGCGAATCCACACCGCAGGAAATCGCGTTTCTGGAAAGCGGCGGGTTCTCAGGCTAG
- a CDS encoding monovalent cation:proton antiporter-2 (CPA2) family protein, translated as MAAEASGSELVQVVALLAAGVIAVPIFKRLGLGSILGYLSAGVVIGPFGIGVFSEAATILHVAELGVVMFLFIIGLEMQPSRLWGLRREIFGLGALQVGLCAVLLTAVGLATGFPISQSFVAGAGFVLTSTAIVMQLLEERGELGTPKGQRMVSILLLEDLAIVPLLALVAFLAPVAASDHGTGWAERFTEIGIGVGAIVGLVFAGRYLLNPLFRILAESRAREVMTAAALLVVLGSALAMQLSGLSMAMGAFLAGVLLSESTFRHQLEADVEPFRGILLGMFFIAVGMSLDLGVVAANWQMIAAYVVIYMFMKGLGIYVVARFLRSGHREALERAVVMAQGGEFAFVLYSSALAVGIIDGEANAILTAIIIISMVLTPLAIAVLRRITPPVEQSLEGVDVAAELSGTVLIIGFGRFGQIVSQPLLLRGIDVSIIDNDVEMIQAAGDFGFKIYYGDGTRLDILHAAGAGRARAVLICVDKEEVAVRIAEQMRAEFPLVPVLARAYDRGTAIQLIRAGVDYQLRETFESALMFGGATLQRLGEDPDDVAEVIEEVRVRDAARLDLQIAGDIQSGGDYLQGNIPEPVPTPLTQPRRSAKALNEEAADALSKKTGEKAERI; from the coding sequence ATGGCAGCTGAAGCATCGGGCAGCGAACTGGTTCAGGTGGTGGCGCTGCTTGCGGCCGGCGTCATCGCCGTTCCCATTTTCAAGCGGCTCGGGCTCGGGTCCATCCTCGGCTATCTGTCCGCGGGCGTCGTCATCGGCCCATTCGGCATCGGCGTCTTCTCCGAAGCTGCAACCATCCTGCATGTCGCCGAACTCGGCGTGGTGATGTTCCTGTTCATCATCGGCCTTGAAATGCAGCCATCCCGGCTCTGGGGGCTGAGGCGCGAGATCTTCGGCCTCGGTGCGCTGCAGGTCGGTCTTTGCGCTGTATTGCTGACCGCCGTCGGACTGGCCACAGGCTTCCCCATATCCCAGTCCTTTGTCGCAGGTGCGGGCTTCGTGCTGACGTCGACGGCGATCGTCATGCAGCTGCTCGAGGAACGCGGCGAGCTCGGCACACCAAAGGGCCAGCGCATGGTCTCGATCCTGCTGCTCGAGGACCTTGCCATCGTTCCGCTGCTGGCGCTCGTCGCCTTCCTCGCACCAGTCGCCGCCTCGGACCACGGCACCGGCTGGGCCGAGCGTTTTACCGAGATAGGCATCGGCGTCGGCGCAATCGTCGGCCTGGTCTTCGCCGGGCGCTACCTGCTTAACCCGCTGTTTCGCATCCTTGCCGAATCGCGCGCCCGCGAAGTGATGACTGCAGCTGCCCTGCTTGTCGTTCTGGGGTCGGCGCTCGCCATGCAGCTCAGCGGCCTGTCGATGGCGATGGGTGCGTTCCTCGCCGGCGTGCTGCTCTCCGAATCGACCTTCCGCCACCAGCTCGAGGCCGACGTCGAACCCTTCCGCGGCATCCTGCTCGGCATGTTCTTCATTGCCGTCGGCATGTCGCTCGACCTCGGCGTGGTCGCCGCCAACTGGCAGATGATCGCTGCCTATGTCGTCATCTACATGTTCATGAAGGGGCTCGGCATCTATGTCGTCGCGCGCTTCCTGCGCTCAGGCCATCGCGAGGCGCTGGAGCGCGCCGTCGTCATGGCGCAGGGTGGCGAGTTCGCCTTCGTGCTCTATTCCTCGGCGCTCGCGGTCGGCATCATCGACGGCGAGGCCAACGCCATACTGACGGCCATCATCATCATCTCGATGGTGCTGACGCCGTTGGCCATCGCTGTTCTGCGCCGGATCACGCCTCCGGTCGAACAGTCGCTGGAAGGCGTGGACGTCGCCGCCGAACTCAGCGGCACGGTGCTGATCATCGGCTTCGGCCGCTTCGGCCAGATCGTCAGCCAGCCATTGCTGCTACGCGGAATCGACGTCTCGATCATCGACAACGACGTCGAGATGATCCAGGCGGCCGGCGACTTCGGCTTCAAGATCTATTATGGCGATGGCACCCGGCTCGACATCCTCCATGCCGCCGGCGCAGGCCGGGCACGCGCCGTACTCATCTGCGTCGACAAGGAAGAGGTTGCCGTGCGCATTGCCGAGCAGATGCGAGCCGAGTTCCCGTTGGTGCCGGTACTGGCGCGCGCCTATGACCGCGGCACCGCGATCCAGCTGATCCGTGCCGGCGTAGACTACCAGCTGCGCGAGACTTTCGAATCGGCGCTGATGTTCGGCGGTGCCACGTTGCAGCGCCTCGGAGAAGACCCCGATGACGTCGCCGAAGTGATCGAAGAGGTGCGCGTGCGCGACGCCGCCCGCCTGGACCTGCAGATCGCCGGAGACATCCAGTCAGGGGGCGACTACCTCCAGGGCAACATACCGGAACCGGTGCCGACGCCGCTGACGCAGCCACGCCGCAGCGCCAAGGCTCTGAATGAGGAAGCGGCGGACGCGCTCAGCAAGAAAACCGGCGAGAAGGCGGAGAGGATCTGA
- a CDS encoding TIGR01620 family protein, with protein sequence MSRKPAAFRLEPEVAVNSPTKPEAPDRSERKPRALAVEAVAVTPAEIDVFDEADLASAAPPPATAPKRKSWLGTVFLSAASILISLGVGLWTDRLIRDLFSRADWLGWLATGAAAVALLALVVILWRELFALVRLASVERLRNRATDAIERNDPHEARAVVDELAKFVAARPETAAGRRMLDAQRHEVIDGADLVRLAETEILTPLDAQAKILILDAAKRVSLVTAISPRALVDIAYVVFEAGRLIRRLAELYGGRPGTLGFFRLARSALAHLAVTGSIAVGDSFVQQIVGHGLAAKLSAKLGEGVVNGMMTARIGIAAMETARPLPFDAVKRPGMGDFLSALTTFATKDKAADKSK encoded by the coding sequence ATGAGCCGAAAGCCCGCTGCATTCCGTCTCGAGCCCGAAGTTGCCGTAAACTCACCGACGAAACCCGAGGCGCCAGACCGCTCCGAACGCAAGCCTCGCGCATTGGCCGTCGAGGCCGTCGCGGTCACGCCGGCCGAGATCGACGTCTTTGACGAGGCGGACCTGGCGTCGGCAGCACCGCCACCCGCCACGGCGCCGAAGCGCAAGTCATGGCTCGGAACTGTCTTCCTGAGTGCCGCGAGCATCCTCATCTCGCTCGGCGTCGGCCTGTGGACCGATCGCCTGATCCGCGACCTGTTCAGCCGCGCCGACTGGCTCGGCTGGCTTGCGACAGGAGCAGCTGCTGTGGCTCTGCTGGCCTTGGTCGTCATTCTTTGGCGCGAACTCTTTGCCCTGGTCAGGCTCGCCTCGGTCGAGCGCCTGCGCAATCGCGCAACCGACGCCATCGAACGCAACGACCCGCACGAGGCGCGCGCCGTCGTTGACGAATTGGCGAAGTTCGTTGCCGCCCGCCCCGAAACCGCAGCCGGTCGGCGGATGCTCGACGCGCAGCGCCACGAGGTAATCGACGGTGCTGATCTGGTCAGGCTGGCCGAGACCGAAATTCTGACGCCGCTCGACGCGCAGGCCAAGATTCTGATCCTCGATGCCGCCAAGCGCGTGTCGCTGGTGACGGCGATCAGCCCCCGCGCGCTGGTCGACATCGCCTATGTGGTGTTCGAGGCCGGCCGTCTCATCCGCAGGCTTGCCGAACTCTATGGTGGTCGTCCCGGCACTCTCGGCTTCTTCAGGCTGGCCCGCAGCGCGCTGGCGCATCTGGCGGTCACCGGTTCAATCGCCGTCGGCGACAGCTTTGTCCAGCAGATCGTCGGTCACGGGCTGGCTGCCAAACTGTCGGCAAAGCTCGGCGAAGGTGTGGTCAACGGCATGATGACGGCGCGCATCGGCATTGCAGCGATGGAGACGGCGCGGCCCCTGCCCTTCGATGCCGTCAAGCGGCCGGGCATGGGTGATTTCCTCTCTGCGCTCACCACTTTTGCGACCAAAGACAAGGCCGCCGACAAGTCTAAATAG
- a CDS encoding YcjX family protein, with product MASLTTFTDEARIALDTLSGRATGMFSPSLRLGVTGLSRAGKTVFITALVHNLIHGGRLPLFEAQKSGRISRALLEEQPDDAVPRFQYEDHVAALVDKRAWPDSTRAISELRLTVEFESASGWNRMFSAGKLSIDIIDYPGEWLLDLPLLGKSYADFSREAFELARLPVRSDLSEAWRALSATVKPEAAADEMTARGLAESFAAYLKACKDDERALSTLPPGRFLMPGDLDGSPALTFAPLPDLGETRAKPGSLHAMMERRYEAYKTYVVKPFFREHIARLDRQIVLIDALQALNAGPGALADLERAVTEILACFRPGRGNILTDLFSRRIDRILVAATKADHLHHESHDRLQSIVRRLTDRAVARANLSGAEVDVLALAAVRATREGTVKQGRETLPVIIGTPIEGERIGKERFDGNAETAIFPGDLPEKADVVFQDFGTNHRQDANDPTIRFVRFRPPRLERTAEGVTLSLPHIRLDRALQFLIGDHLA from the coding sequence TTGGCGTCTCTGACCACTTTTACCGACGAGGCGCGCATTGCCCTCGACACGCTTTCCGGCCGCGCGACAGGGATGTTTTCGCCGTCACTAAGACTTGGCGTCACCGGCCTTTCGCGTGCCGGCAAGACCGTCTTCATCACCGCCCTCGTCCACAATCTGATCCATGGCGGCCGCCTGCCACTGTTCGAAGCGCAGAAATCGGGACGCATTTCGCGTGCCTTGCTTGAAGAGCAGCCCGATGACGCGGTGCCACGTTTCCAGTACGAGGATCATGTCGCGGCCCTCGTCGACAAACGCGCCTGGCCTGACTCGACGCGCGCCATCTCCGAGCTCCGCCTGACCGTAGAATTCGAGTCAGCTTCAGGCTGGAACCGCATGTTTTCAGCCGGAAAACTGTCGATCGACATCATCGACTATCCCGGCGAATGGCTGCTCGACCTGCCCCTGCTCGGCAAGAGCTATGCAGACTTCTCACGCGAGGCTTTCGAACTGGCTCGCCTGCCCGTCCGCTCGGATCTGTCGGAGGCCTGGCGGGCGCTTTCGGCAACGGTGAAGCCGGAAGCAGCCGCAGATGAGATGACGGCGCGCGGTCTTGCAGAGAGCTTCGCCGCCTATCTCAAGGCCTGCAAGGACGACGAGCGGGCGCTGTCGACGTTGCCGCCCGGGCGCTTCCTGATGCCCGGCGACCTCGACGGCTCACCGGCCCTGACCTTTGCGCCGCTGCCCGACCTTGGCGAGACCAGGGCAAAGCCAGGCTCACTGCATGCGATGATGGAGCGCCGCTACGAGGCCTACAAGACTTATGTGGTCAAGCCATTCTTCCGCGAACACATAGCACGTCTCGACCGCCAGATCGTGCTGATCGACGCGCTGCAGGCGCTCAACGCCGGTCCAGGCGCGCTTGCCGACCTCGAGCGGGCGGTAACGGAAATCCTCGCTTGCTTCCGCCCGGGTCGCGGCAACATTCTGACCGACCTTTTCTCCCGGCGCATCGACCGCATTCTGGTTGCAGCGACAAAGGCAGACCACCTGCATCATGAAAGCCACGACCGGCTACAGTCGATCGTACGGCGCCTGACCGACCGCGCCGTCGCCCGCGCCAATCTCTCCGGCGCCGAGGTCGACGTACTGGCGCTTGCCGCCGTGCGCGCCACTCGCGAAGGCACGGTCAAGCAGGGGCGCGAGACGCTTCCGGTCATCATCGGCACGCCGATCGAGGGCGAGCGGATCGGTAAGGAACGTTTCGACGGAAATGCCGAAACAGCCATATTTCCCGGTGACTTGCCGGAAAAGGCGGATGTCGTCTTTCAGGACTTTGGCACCAATCATCGGCAGGACGCCAACGATCCGACGATCCGCTTCGTGCGTTTCCGCCCGCCCCGCCTCGAACGCACCGCCGAAGGCGTGACGCTGTCGTTGCCGCATATCCGGCTCGACCGCGCGTTGCAGTTCCTGATCGGAGATCATCTCGCATGA
- a CDS encoding histidine phosphatase family protein, giving the protein MSRLLLLRHAKAGWALPGMRDFDRPLDATGVADAEATGAAMRASGYVPELTLCSNARRARETLEGIAGSTDTGRVIFTDDLYSSDAAGYLDKIRENGRHSSILVIGHNPMMEDLAMAVTGDGEEQALHTLHTGFPTAGLAVIRFEQELSAAELGKGYLEAFLTPADL; this is encoded by the coding sequence TTGAGCAGGCTTCTTCTACTCAGACACGCCAAAGCAGGTTGGGCCCTCCCCGGGATGCGCGATTTCGACCGGCCGCTCGATGCGACCGGAGTGGCCGATGCGGAAGCCACCGGAGCCGCGATGCGGGCATCCGGCTACGTTCCCGAACTGACGCTCTGCTCGAATGCGAGGCGTGCCCGCGAAACGCTGGAAGGCATCGCCGGCAGCACCGATACCGGCCGCGTGATCTTCACCGACGATCTCTACAGTTCTGACGCCGCCGGCTATCTCGACAAGATCCGCGAGAATGGCCGCCACAGCTCGATCCTCGTCATCGGCCACAATCCGATGATGGAGGACCTGGCGATGGCCGTCACCGGCGACGGCGAGGAACAGGCGCTGCATACGCTGCACACCGGCTTTCCAACTGCAGGACTGGCCGTGATCCGTTTCGAACAGGAGCTGTCGGCGGCAGAGCTCGGAAAAGGTTACCTGGAAGCGTTCCTAACCCCGGCCGATCTTTGA
- the dksA gene encoding RNA polymerase-binding protein DksA has protein sequence MNDTVVLGYVPSEEEPFMNERQKSYFRAKLIAWKNDILREARETLEILQQENANHPDLADRASSETDRAIELRARDRQRKLISKIDSALQRIDEGTYGYCEETGEPISLKRLDARPIATLSIEAQERHERREKVYRDD, from the coding sequence ATGAACGATACCGTTGTACTTGGCTACGTGCCCTCCGAGGAGGAGCCGTTCATGAATGAGCGGCAAAAATCGTACTTCAGAGCTAAGTTGATCGCCTGGAAGAATGACATCCTGCGCGAAGCTCGTGAAACGCTCGAAATTCTGCAGCAGGAAAACGCCAACCATCCCGATCTCGCCGATCGTGCTTCGTCGGAGACGGACCGTGCCATCGAACTGAGGGCGCGCGATCGTCAACGCAAGCTGATCTCCAAGATCGACTCGGCGCTGCAGAGGATCGACGAAGGCACCTACGGATACTGTGAAGAAACTGGCGAACCGATCTCGCTGAAGCGCTTGGACGCCCGTCCGATCGCCACGCTGTCGATCGAAGCTCAGGAACGTCACGAGCGCCGCGAGAAAGTCTATCGCGACGACTGA
- a CDS encoding flagellar biosynthetic protein FliO: MFDWLDSVAGPGYAAAVLWTFAALVLLVIVLVIVKLIRSLTFGTFVAGGRNRKTRLAVMDATAVDSHRRLVLVRRDDVEHLLLIGGPTDVVVETDIRMAAPRRPALTAADNGHEAQRPAAPSAPQTPRQQPPAPARAQQPAPTQQQAPRPAPVQAVPATPVMPAAASRPAVTPTYVAPARPAPTPPAPQPRRDEIDDTLMKELEVSLDDKPAKKAAAPDLSLDDEMARLLGEFAPKK; this comes from the coding sequence ATGTTTGATTGGCTGGATAGCGTGGCGGGCCCCGGTTACGCGGCTGCGGTGTTGTGGACCTTCGCGGCGCTCGTGCTGCTCGTCATCGTCCTTGTCATCGTCAAGCTGATCCGCAGCCTGACATTCGGCACGTTCGTCGCCGGCGGCCGCAACAGGAAAACGCGGCTCGCGGTGATGGACGCCACGGCCGTCGACAGCCACCGCCGCCTGGTTCTGGTACGCCGTGACGATGTCGAGCATCTGCTCCTCATTGGCGGACCGACCGATGTGGTGGTTGAAACCGACATCCGCATGGCTGCCCCGCGCCGCCCGGCGCTGACCGCAGCCGACAATGGTCACGAAGCACAACGTCCGGCCGCACCTTCCGCCCCGCAGACACCACGACAGCAGCCACCGGCGCCTGCGCGCGCGCAGCAGCCTGCCCCGACGCAACAGCAGGCGCCTCGACCGGCCCCGGTGCAAGCTGTACCTGCGACACCCGTCATGCCGGCTGCAGCATCGCGCCCTGCAGTAACGCCAACCTATGTGGCCCCAGCGAGACCTGCCCCGACACCTCCGGCGCCGCAGCCGCGCCGAGACGAGATCGACGATACGCTGATGAAGGAACTCGAGGTTTCACTCGATGACAAGCCGGCCAAGAAGGCGGCTGCGCCGGATCTGTCGCTCGACGACGAGATGGCCCGCCTGCTCGGCGAATTCGCTCCGAAGAAATAA
- a CDS encoding PAS domain-containing sensor histidine kinase yields the protein MAKETRNDFYPMPIVDQAARPDAITRLVIFIVVLTGAAILFGLFRERLGDPFLMGMLGVLAMIGVGYLFATAIGFVQIAPRSPADGLSKAFVDSMSQGLVVTDAKGRIVYANRAYADMTGAAAAAELKTVESLLSDLPEASATISQLASGLRDGQAGDGEFRLAQSIRPGAAPGARWYRVRSRAFNVPGQRQPLNAWQLADISPERAEQERFFLDLQQAIDHLDHAPAGFFSADQDGRITYVNATLADWLGIDLASFTPGAITLDEIVAGDGMALVRSVKADAGTTRNAVIDLDLATVKGAVLPVRFMHRVSASREGVNGATRTIVLNRTEGEDSSAQLRASEVRFTRFFNSTPMAIAGVDQSGRILRTNAPFLSLFSTVVDRDAVDRRVRLDTVIHERDRAAFAAALERAHQRQADIAPIDTVLPDNEERHMRFYVNAVADAEGAEEAAIVYAVETTEQKALESQMAQSQKMQAVGQLAGGIAHDFNNVLTAIIMASDLLLTNHRPSDPSFPDIMNIKQNANRAASLVRQLLAFSRKQTLRPEVLNLTDVLADLRTLLARLVGNSIKLKVDHGRDLWPIRADIGQFEQVVVNLAVNARDAMPQGGDLMVRTKNVPLEECKAYGYRELVPADYVLVEVEDSGTGIPPEVLKKIFEPFFTTKEVGKGTGLGLSMVYGIIKQTGGFIYCDSEVGKGTVFRIFLPRHVAKAAPVLVEADGKSAADAPVPAAAKAAEPAQPKDLSGSATVLLVEDEDAVRMGGMRALTSRGYTVHEASSGVEALEVFEELGGKIDVVVSDVVMPEMDGPTLLGELRKRQPDIKFIFVSGYAEDAFAKNLPADAQFGFLPKPFSLKQLATVVKEVLES from the coding sequence ATGGCCAAGGAAACGCGCAACGACTTTTATCCGATGCCGATCGTAGATCAGGCAGCGCGCCCGGATGCCATCACCCGACTGGTCATCTTCATCGTGGTGTTGACGGGGGCGGCGATCCTGTTCGGCCTGTTCCGGGAACGCCTGGGCGACCCGTTCCTGATGGGCATGCTCGGCGTGCTCGCCATGATCGGTGTCGGCTATCTGTTTGCCACAGCGATCGGCTTCGTGCAGATCGCGCCGCGCTCGCCGGCCGACGGCCTGTCCAAGGCATTTGTCGATTCAATGTCGCAGGGGCTGGTCGTGACCGATGCCAAGGGCCGCATCGTCTATGCCAACCGCGCCTACGCCGACATGACGGGCGCTGCCGCTGCCGCTGAACTCAAGACCGTTGAAAGCCTGCTCTCGGACCTGCCGGAAGCTTCGGCGACCATCTCGCAGCTTGCTTCCGGCCTGCGCGACGGTCAGGCCGGTGACGGCGAGTTCCGCCTTGCCCAGTCCATCCGTCCCGGTGCAGCTCCCGGCGCACGCTGGTACCGCGTCCGCTCGCGCGCCTTCAATGTACCGGGGCAGCGCCAGCCGCTGAATGCGTGGCAACTTGCCGATATCTCGCCTGAGAGAGCCGAGCAGGAACGCTTCTTCCTCGACTTGCAGCAGGCAATCGACCATCTCGACCACGCGCCTGCGGGTTTCTTCTCGGCCGACCAAGACGGTCGCATCACCTATGTCAACGCCACGCTGGCCGACTGGCTCGGCATCGACCTGGCAAGCTTCACGCCCGGCGCCATCACACTTGACGAGATCGTTGCCGGCGATGGCATGGCGCTGGTCCGTTCGGTTAAAGCCGACGCCGGCACGACCCGCAACGCCGTAATCGATCTCGATCTGGCGACCGTCAAGGGTGCGGTGTTGCCTGTGCGCTTCATGCACCGCGTCTCGGCCAGCCGCGAGGGCGTCAATGGTGCGACGCGCACCATCGTGTTGAACCGCACCGAGGGCGAGGATTCGTCGGCCCAGCTTAGGGCCTCCGAGGTGCGTTTCACCCGCTTCTTCAATTCGACGCCGATGGCGATTGCCGGCGTCGACCAGAGCGGCCGCATCCTGCGCACCAATGCGCCGTTCCTGTCGCTGTTTTCGACAGTGGTCGATCGCGACGCCGTCGACCGGCGCGTGCGCCTCGACACCGTCATTCACGAGCGCGACCGCGCGGCGTTTGCAGCGGCGCTCGAAAGGGCGCACCAGCGCCAGGCCGACATCGCCCCGATCGATACTGTCCTGCCCGACAACGAGGAGCGCCACATGCGCTTCTACGTCAATGCAGTTGCCGACGCCGAGGGAGCCGAAGAGGCGGCGATCGTCTATGCGGTCGAAACCACCGAGCAGAAGGCGCTCGAAAGCCAGATGGCCCAGAGCCAGAAGATGCAGGCCGTCGGCCAGCTCGCCGGCGGCATCGCGCACGACTTCAACAACGTACTGACCGCCATCATCATGGCGTCGGACCTGCTGCTGACCAATCATCGTCCGTCGGACCCTTCTTTCCCCGACATCATGAATATCAAGCAGAATGCCAACCGCGCCGCCTCGCTGGTCCGGCAGTTGCTGGCGTTCTCGCGCAAGCAGACGCTGCGCCCCGAAGTGCTCAACCTGACCGATGTGCTGGCCGACCTCAGGACGCTGCTCGCCCGCCTGGTCGGCAACAGCATCAAGCTCAAGGTCGATCACGGCCGCGACCTCTGGCCGATCCGCGCCGACATCGGCCAGTTCGAGCAGGTCGTCGTCAACCTCGCGGTCAACGCCCGCGATGCCATGCCGCAAGGTGGCGACCTGATGGTGCGCACCAAGAATGTGCCGCTCGAAGAGTGCAAGGCCTATGGCTACCGCGAGCTGGTGCCGGCCGACTATGTGCTGGTCGAAGTCGAGGACAGCGGCACCGGCATTCCGCCTGAAGTGCTCAAGAAGATCTTCGAGCCGTTCTTCACGACCAAGGAAGTGGGCAAGGGCACGGGTCTCGGCCTGTCGATGGTCTACGGCATCATCAAGCAGACCGGCGGCTTTATCTATTGCGATTCTGAGGTTGGCAAGGGAACGGTGTTCCGCATCTTCCTGCCGCGTCATGTCGCCAAGGCGGCACCAGTCCTGGTCGAGGCAGACGGCAAGTCGGCAGCCGATGCGCCGGTGCCTGCCGCTGCCAAGGCGGCTGAGCCGGCCCAGCCCAAGGATCTCTCCGGTTCGGCAACCGTTCTGCTGGTCGAGGACGAGGATGCGGTGCGCATGGGCGGCATGCGGGCGCTGACATCGCGCGGCTATACCGTCCATGAAGCATCTTCAGGCGTCGAGGCGCTCGAAGTCTTCGAGGAGCTCGGCGGCAAGATCGACGTCGTCGTCTCCGACGTGGTGATGCCCGAGATGGATGGGCCGACACTGCTTGGCGAGCTGCGCAAGCGTCAGCCCGACATCAAGTTCATCTTCGTCTCCGGTTATGCCGAGGATGCATTCGCCAAGAATCTGCCGGCGGACGCACAGTTCGGCTTCCTGCCCAAGCCATTCTCGCTCAAGCAACTGGCGACTGTCGTCAAGGAAGTTCTCGAAAGTTAG
- the deoD gene encoding purine-nucleoside phosphorylase produces the protein MQTTPHNEARRGDYAEAVLLAGDPQRVEWIARTFLDDMRRVNQVRGALGYTGRYRGVPVSVQTTGIGAPSMSIYAHELLDVYGAKTLIRVGTCGALAEHVRLRSLVISQSASTDSHVNRQLFGLYDYAPSADFDLLRRTAERAAELGLDHHIGQTASNDVFYHPDTLGRFAGVRAHGALSVDMETSALYTIAARFGAKALSICTVVDSMVNGEETDASERQELFCDMSRLALDVVASMRSEVR, from the coding sequence ATGCAGACGACGCCACATAATGAGGCTCGACGCGGAGACTATGCAGAGGCGGTCCTGCTGGCAGGTGATCCGCAACGCGTAGAATGGATAGCGCGCACCTTCCTGGATGACATGCGCCGGGTGAACCAAGTGCGCGGCGCGCTTGGCTATACAGGGCGTTATCGCGGGGTTCCGGTCAGTGTCCAGACGACTGGCATCGGTGCACCCTCCATGTCGATCTACGCCCACGAACTGCTCGACGTCTACGGCGCCAAGACGTTGATCCGCGTCGGCACATGCGGGGCGCTTGCCGAACATGTCAGGCTGCGCAGCCTGGTCATTTCCCAGTCGGCAAGCACCGACAGTCACGTTAACCGCCAGCTCTTCGGCCTCTATGACTATGCCCCGAGCGCGGATTTCGATCTTTTGCGGCGCACGGCCGAGCGTGCGGCCGAGCTCGGCCTTGATCACCATATCGGCCAGACCGCTTCCAATGATGTCTTTTATCATCCCGATACGCTCGGCCGCTTTGCCGGTGTGCGCGCGCATGGCGCGCTGTCCGTCGATATGGAAACCAGTGCGCTCTACACAATCGCCGCGCGCTTCGGCGCCAAGGCCCTGTCGATCTGTACCGTGGTCGACAGCATGGTCAACGGTGAAGAGACCGACGCATCCGAGCGGCAGGAGCTTTTCTGTGACATGAGCCGGCTGGCACTGGACGTCGTCGCCTCGATGCGGTCGGAGGTCCGGTGA